In Carassius auratus strain Wakin unplaced genomic scaffold, ASM336829v1 scaf_tig00003710, whole genome shotgun sequence, the following proteins share a genomic window:
- the LOC113070296 gene encoding RNA polymerase II elongation factor ELL-like encodes MAALKEEQCYGLSCGRVSNGSNISVYHVKLTDSALRAFEDYQSNKGLIAKPLIGFTGNQGKISIPQSENPNELRTFTFYLSHVGKDNPQGSFDCIQQYITSEGSIQLDCLGGIQDKITVCATDDSYQKARQSMAQAEEETRSRGAIVIKPGGRYVGKRVQIRKPITGVSDASRRPTRPVIISSSQKKSPPRPLRERLVHLLALKPYRKPELLVRLTKDGLSPQDKETLDSLLQQVANLNSKDNTFTLKDCLFKEVQKDWPGYTEVDQQILKRILVRKLCKVQSSVPVPVESPVSPHKEPASSSPSQKRPAAEFIDPLANKKPRISLLASKSAGLVNGKLSSSNGKDSSSSQSAETSSSSLFPPLEIPRPFDPLSDVSNDSNGRDCESQEAAVAERLSQPPLFAPHSTTQEEGLGTTSLAHSSLDGSLTQSAQPSLHGKSKKKSKKHKDKDKSKEKDRDRERDLKKERRVEDRGLDEKKLCDVTTSDRSPGLNGTCHSSSIPASSSEMADYLLKYTVISSQEQRQSYKNDFNAEYSEYRGLHARIESITRQFTILDSELKQLQQGTDKYKTIHNQILGEYRKIKKTNPNYSQEKNRCEYLHNKLAHIKKLIAEYDHQQLQNWH; translated from the exons GGCCTGATTGCTAAACCACTAATAGGATTCACTGGAAACCAAGGG AAAATCTCAATACCGCAGTCAGAGAATCCAAATGAGCTGCGAACGTTTACGTTCTACCTGTCCCATGTGGGAAAGGACAATCCCCAGGGCAGCTTCGACTGCATTCAGCAGTATATTACAAG TGAAGGGAGCATACAGCTGGACTGCCTGGGAGGAATCCAAGACAAAATCACTGTATGCGCCACGGACGACTCCTACCAGAAAGCCAGGCAAAGCATGGCTCAGGCCGAGGAGGAAACCCGCAGCCGCGGAGCCATCGTCATCAAGCCTGGCGGGAGATATGTGG GTAAGCGTGTACAAATCCGGAAGCCGATAACTGGTGTGTCAGATGCGTCACGACGGCCCACACGGCCGGTCATCATCTCCAGCAGTCAGAAGAAGAGCCCGCCGCGACCGCTGAGGGAACGACTGGTGCATTTACTGGCCCTAAAACCCTACCGCAAACCCGAACTACTGGTGCGGCTCACGAAGGACGGCCTGTCTCCTCAGGACAAGGAGACGCTGGACAGCCTCCTGCAACAG GTGGCTAACCTGAATAGTAAGGACAACACCTTCACATTGAAGGATTGTTTGTTTAAGGAAGTTCAGAAGGACTGGCCTGGTTATACTGAGGTGGACCAGCAGATTCTGAAGAGAATTCTTGTACG AAAACTGTGTAAGGTTCAGAGCAGTGTCCCTGTGCCTGTGGAGAGTCCGGTCAGCCCGCACAAAGAGCCAGCCAGCAGCTCGCCCTCTCAG AAACGACCTGCAGCAGAGTTCATCGATCCCCTGGCCAATAAAAAACCCAGAATATCACTTCTAGCCAGTAAGTCTGCAGGGCTCGTCAATGGCAAACTGAGCTCATCCAATGGGAAGGACTCATCTAGTTCTCAGTCAGCAGAGACGTCGTCGAGCTCCCTCTTCCCTCCGCTGGAGATCCCCCGACCCTTCGACCCCCTTTCGGACGTCAGCAACGACTCCAATGGTCGAGACTGTGAAAGTCAGGAGGCTGCGGTGGCAGAGAGACTGAGTCAGCCCCCTTTGTTTGCCCCTCACTCCACAACGCAAGAGGAAGGCCTGGGCACAACATCCCTGGCCCACAGCAGCCTAGACGGGTCTCTGACCCAGAGCGCTCAACCCTCCCTGCATGGCAAGTCAAAGAAGAAGTCCAAAAAACACAAGGACAAAGACAAGTCCAAGGAGAAAGACAGGGATCGAGAACGTGACTTGAAGAAGGAGAGGAGAGTTGAAGACCGTGGTTTGGATGAGAAGAAACTGTGTGACGTCACAACGAGCGATAGGAGCCCAG GTCTGAACGGAACGTGCCACAGCTCCAGTATTCCTGCGTCTTCATCAGAGATGGCAGACTATTTATT AAAGTACACTGTCATAAGCTCACAAGAGCAGCGTCAGAGTTACAAAAACGACTTCAACGCAGAGTACAGCGAGTACCGGGGCCTACACGCACGGATAGAGAGCATCACCCGACAGTTCACTATACTCGACTCCGAGCTCAAACAACTCCAGCAAGGCACAGACAAGTATAAG ACAATCCACAATCAGATACTTGGAGAGTATCGCAAAATCAAAAAG ACTAATCCAAACTATAGCCAAGAGAAGAACCGCTGTGAATACCTACACAACAAACTGGCACATATAAAAAAACTGATAGCAGAATATGATCACCAGCAACTGCAAAACTGGCACTAA